A single genomic interval of Trichocoleus desertorum ATA4-8-CV12 harbors:
- a CDS encoding transposase, producing MAYSSSLTDAEWKILEPLLPQILPQKKRTRPCDWTKRQILDGIFYQLKNGCNWEDLPKDLPPYSTVYWHYKQWRAAGAIETLMQTLHEQVRSQVKKAQVDNVNHH from the coding sequence ATGGCATATTCCAGCAGTCTCACCGATGCAGAATGGAAAATTCTTGAACCCCTGTTGCCTCAGATACTGCCGCAGAAGAAACGGACCCGACCCTGTGACTGGACGAAGCGGCAAATCTTGGATGGGATCTTCTATCAACTTAAGAATGGCTGCAATTGGGAAGACTTACCCAAAGACTTGCCGCCCTATTCGACGGTCTATTGGCACTACAAACAGTGGCGAGCCGCAGGTGCAATCGAAACGCTGATGCAGACGTTACATGAACAAGTGCGATCGCAGGTAAAAAAAGCCCAAGTGGACAACGTTAATCATCATTGA
- a CDS encoding transposase — translation MIDSQAVKNTCTASVESKGFCFYKATNGIKRHLAVDTLGFPFFTHSTPANVSDDVGLIEMLSLNLDYFKSKPVNIPKITILLDHGYHIDYLIQELEQVYPQIMTKIRFQLSTKPSKQEKVAQGKTGFVPAVARWVIERSNAWMERCKSLVKNFERTLSHATTKINLCFVRLMLKRLTAPS, via the coding sequence ATCATTGACTCTCAAGCGGTGAAGAACACTTGCACTGCGAGTGTGGAGTCAAAGGGATTCTGTTTTTATAAAGCAACGAATGGAATCAAAAGACATCTAGCCGTTGACACGCTTGGGTTTCCCTTCTTTACCCACAGCACTCCTGCTAATGTTTCAGATGATGTCGGGTTGATTGAGATGCTGAGTCTCAACCTCGATTATTTCAAGTCGAAACCCGTCAATATTCCCAAAATTACCATCTTGCTAGACCACGGCTACCACATTGACTATTTGATTCAGGAGTTGGAGCAGGTTTATCCCCAAATTATGACGAAAATCCGCTTTCAATTGTCCACCAAACCCTCAAAACAAGAGAAGGTGGCACAAGGAAAAACTGGATTTGTCCCAGCGGTCGCTCGCTGGGTGATAGAACGTTCCAATGCGTGGATGGAGCGCTGTAAAAGTTTAGTTAAGAACTTTGAGCGCACTTTATCTCATGCCACAACCAAGATCAATCTCTGCTTTGTCCGGCTCATGCTCAAGCGGCTTACAGCCCCTTCCTGA
- a CDS encoding ParB/RepB/Spo0J family partition protein, with product MARRKPLPEYQLNNVRLLDELPAQAGQSVAIDRIQLPEKQPRRYFDPEKMQQLVQSVQEHGILEPLLVRPLGNNDYELVAGERRLRAAQTVGLVEVPIVSKELSDREALQIALMENLQREDLNPVEETEAILELLAIAIDGDTTDVVSVLNRANHAKNRDQALEENVFLQLKTIETTLSGIGRFTPESFRTSRLPLLNLPGDVLQALRQGKLEYTKARAIARIKDAQKRQEVLEEAIAQDLSLAQIKERVASLKASNAESTSSTQQSLKSVLDNAYRLSKRSKVWNNPKKQKRLEKLLTELENLFSEAD from the coding sequence ATGGCACGACGCAAACCGCTTCCCGAGTACCAACTTAATAATGTGCGCCTCCTAGACGAGCTACCAGCTCAAGCAGGTCAATCTGTTGCTATTGATAGGATTCAGCTTCCTGAAAAGCAACCTCGTCGCTACTTCGATCCTGAGAAAATGCAGCAGTTGGTTCAGTCCGTTCAAGAGCATGGAATTCTAGAGCCTCTGCTAGTTCGTCCTCTTGGCAACAATGACTACGAACTAGTAGCTGGAGAGCGACGGCTCAGAGCCGCTCAAACAGTCGGGCTAGTGGAAGTCCCTATCGTCAGCAAAGAACTAAGTGATAGGGAAGCCCTTCAGATCGCCTTGATGGAAAACCTACAACGGGAAGACCTAAACCCTGTTGAAGAAACTGAAGCCATTCTTGAATTGCTAGCGATCGCGATTGATGGAGATACGACCGATGTAGTCTCTGTCCTCAACCGTGCTAACCACGCTAAAAATCGAGATCAGGCACTGGAGGAAAACGTTTTCCTCCAACTCAAAACCATTGAAACTACTCTCTCTGGCATCGGGCGCTTCACCCCCGAATCTTTCCGTACCAGCCGCCTCCCGCTCCTAAATCTCCCCGGTGATGTCTTGCAAGCCCTTCGCCAAGGAAAGCTGGAATACACAAAGGCAAGAGCGATCGCTCGGATCAAGGATGCCCAAAAACGGCAAGAGGTTTTGGAGGAAGCGATCGCCCAAGACCTCTCTTTGGCACAAATCAAAGAACGAGTTGCAAGCCTTAAAGCTAGCAATGCTGAATCAACCAGCTCTACCCAGCAATCACTCAAAAGTGTCCTAGATAATGCTTATCGTTTGTCAAAGCGCTCTAAGGTTTGGAATAACCCTAAAAAGCAAAAGCGGCTTGAGAAGCTACTAACTGAACTAGAAAACCTTTTCTCTGAAGCTGACTAA
- a CDS encoding helix-turn-helix domain-containing protein, translated as MSMPTTRSRKQPKTADPAWKAHENESWIFISNAIDTYGLNVYEFRVLAHVARRASTKGFCTASQKTIADYCGMNTRKVMEALKLLCAANILEVTKTGRANKYKLKKSQEWLHPVALSALRRQARQED; from the coding sequence ATGTCCATGCCAACAACTCGCTCTCGAAAGCAGCCGAAAACGGCAGACCCGGCTTGGAAGGCCCATGAAAACGAGAGTTGGATCTTCATCTCTAACGCTATAGATACTTACGGTTTGAATGTCTACGAGTTTCGAGTACTAGCTCATGTAGCGCGGAGAGCATCCACTAAGGGTTTTTGTACTGCTAGCCAAAAAACAATTGCCGATTATTGTGGAATGAATACACGCAAGGTAATGGAGGCCCTGAAGCTCCTTTGTGCTGCAAACATTTTGGAAGTGACTAAAACTGGACGGGCTAATAAGTACAAGTTGAAAAAAAGCCAAGAGTGGCTGCATCCGGTGGCTTTATCAGCTCTGCGACGACAAGCAAGACAAGAGGATTGA
- a CDS encoding AAA family ATPase: protein MVKIISLFNQSGGVGKTTLTMNLGYQLAQRGHRVLLVDMDPQASLTNFMGVEAYKLSKTVYHAIVQDEELPIHTDLHGLDLAPTNIQLSGAEMELVLAEFREVRLKDALEPVQDRYDFILIDCPPSLAILSYISLVASTHVLVPIQTHYKSLIGCDMLLDTVARVRQRANRKLKIAGFIPTMHEGQTVQGKTSLNSVQNQLSSIATVFPAIPRAIAFADAAQLHEPLALSFPKHPVVDILNQITDALEAV, encoded by the coding sequence GTGGTAAAAATCATTTCCCTCTTCAACCAGTCGGGAGGCGTTGGCAAAACCACCCTCACCATGAACCTGGGATATCAGCTAGCCCAGCGAGGCCATCGCGTTCTACTGGTAGATATGGACCCCCAAGCGTCCCTTACCAACTTCATGGGGGTAGAAGCCTATAAACTTTCTAAAACCGTCTACCACGCCATTGTTCAGGATGAAGAGCTACCCATTCATACTGACCTACATGGATTGGATCTAGCTCCTACCAACATCCAACTTAGCGGTGCAGAAATGGAACTGGTCCTGGCGGAGTTCCGTGAAGTTCGCCTCAAAGATGCCTTGGAGCCAGTACAAGATCGGTACGATTTCATTTTGATCGATTGTCCACCCAGCTTAGCTATCCTTAGCTACATCAGCTTGGTTGCCTCAACCCATGTTTTGGTTCCTATTCAGACCCACTACAAAAGCCTAATTGGTTGCGACATGCTCCTCGATACGGTTGCTCGGGTTCGCCAACGCGCCAACCGCAAGCTCAAAATTGCAGGCTTTATCCCCACTATGCACGAAGGGCAAACAGTTCAAGGAAAAACCAGCCTTAATAGTGTACAGAATCAGTTATCTAGCATCGCAACCGTTTTTCCAGCTATTCCAAGAGCGATCGCCTTTGCAGATGCGGCTCAACTGCATGAACCCCTAGCACTTAGCTTCCCCAAACATCCAGTGGTCGATATCCTCAACCAAATTACTGATGCATTAGAGGCTGTGTAA
- a CDS encoding telomere resolvase → MGKRAWLSHLIDNDYLPAIALLSDSPQDRAKAQQLAARMRQEWSDRGALALNQQQSLMDQTRRAIKDQLGEDHFSLDYIKFSTEEYTQLNDEKQRSVSERNEDVKPLHNPDGIVATAVRLLESPEWAEVAAGLAVLTGRRSSELLSTAKFEPKTRWSVVFTGALKRREETQTLSFEIPTLTTSEKVCKALDKVRRELPETQELSAKEVNARFGPAIAAACDRHFSDLVPPRAGGNLYTHLFRAVYATIATFWYCPPRVDPVEFRAAIQGHYAVLDEHNPELRRSLAASRHYADFEIADSVIAQYAGKRKGIKLGLGGIQPIAPFQDRVADTPTRERQRQQRTSLRIWKDDQPAIADILEHFDGKLQPDKMSAWVAWSLQQLSTRATAAEFEEVMVDEVTEVEPTEAIALVETEEITTTDEPEATQAIAATSKTTEAAPEPIEESEVNQPIQSTEPISNLSLEQPTANGLESKLDKLIDVMAQFVQFQLQAQPPQIQQPIEQIAIAQAGTTRVAAAPEIEAIISQPAIADQAIDTAEKTNTEESKPRKYKTGEADAIVNRAIDAIIHHNNLPNQLHDLKWAITINGLKNFTTNQRVIERIMQERKAEIDAHHQLHQLLPGHNNRHKRKRKIGDVVRV, encoded by the coding sequence ATGGGTAAACGTGCTTGGCTCTCTCACTTGATTGACAATGACTATCTTCCTGCGATCGCTCTGCTATCTGATTCTCCTCAGGACAGGGCCAAGGCTCAACAACTCGCTGCTCGCATGCGCCAAGAGTGGTCCGATCGCGGGGCTCTAGCACTCAATCAACAGCAGAGTTTGATGGACCAAACTCGTAGGGCGATTAAAGACCAGTTGGGAGAAGACCATTTCTCGCTCGACTATATCAAGTTCTCGACTGAGGAATACACTCAGCTCAATGATGAGAAGCAGCGATCGGTCTCAGAACGCAATGAAGATGTCAAGCCGTTGCACAATCCTGATGGTATCGTGGCAACCGCAGTCCGCTTGCTGGAGTCCCCGGAGTGGGCAGAGGTGGCAGCAGGCTTGGCTGTACTGACCGGAAGGCGATCGAGTGAGCTGCTCTCGACGGCTAAGTTTGAACCCAAGACGCGCTGGAGTGTGGTCTTTACGGGGGCACTTAAACGTAGGGAAGAAACACAAACGCTCAGTTTTGAGATTCCCACGCTGACGACCTCGGAGAAGGTGTGCAAGGCCTTAGATAAGGTGAGACGTGAGTTACCGGAGACACAGGAGCTATCAGCTAAGGAGGTCAATGCTCGCTTTGGCCCCGCTATCGCGGCGGCGTGCGATCGCCACTTCTCGGACTTGGTGCCTCCTAGGGCCGGGGGCAACCTCTACACTCACTTGTTCCGCGCCGTCTACGCTACGATCGCCACCTTTTGGTACTGTCCGCCTCGAGTAGACCCAGTGGAGTTTAGAGCCGCGATTCAAGGCCACTATGCAGTCCTTGATGAACACAATCCCGAACTCAGGCGATCTCTGGCCGCTTCTCGTCACTACGCAGATTTTGAGATTGCGGACTCGGTCATTGCTCAGTATGCGGGCAAGCGCAAAGGGATTAAGCTGGGCTTAGGCGGCATTCAACCCATTGCTCCGTTTCAGGATAGGGTGGCTGACACTCCAACCAGAGAACGCCAGCGCCAGCAGCGCACGAGCCTTCGCATCTGGAAAGACGACCAACCCGCGATCGCTGACATCCTCGAACACTTTGACGGCAAACTCCAACCTGACAAGATGTCTGCTTGGGTGGCTTGGTCTCTCCAGCAATTGTCCACAAGAGCGACAGCAGCTGAATTTGAAGAAGTGATGGTTGATGAGGTAACGGAGGTTGAACCTACCGAGGCGATCGCTCTAGTAGAAACGGAAGAGATTACTACTACCGATGAACCAGAAGCGACACAGGCGATCGCTGCCACTTCTAAAACCACTGAGGCTGCACCAGAACCGATCGAGGAAAGCGAAGTTAATCAGCCAATCCAATCCACTGAACCCATAAGCAATTTGTCTCTGGAGCAGCCAACAGCTAACGGATTGGAATCTAAACTCGACAAGCTGATTGATGTTATGGCTCAGTTCGTTCAGTTTCAACTCCAGGCTCAACCACCTCAGATTCAGCAGCCAATAGAGCAAATCGCGATCGCTCAAGCAGGGACAACTAGAGTGGCGGCAGCACCCGAGATAGAGGCAATAATATCTCAACCCGCGATCGCTGACCAGGCGATAGATACGGCAGAGAAGACAAACACTGAAGAAAGCAAACCTCGCAAATACAAAACTGGTGAAGCTGATGCGATCGTCAACCGGGCGATCGATGCCATCATCCACCACAACAACCTCCCCAACCAGCTTCATGACCTCAAGTGGGCGATCACCATCAACGGGCTCAAGAACTTCACCACCAACCAAAGGGTCATTGAACGCATTATGCAGGAACGGAAAGCGGAGATCGATGCTCATCATCAACTCCACCAACTTCTCCCGGGCCACAACAACCGTCACAAAAGAAAACGCAAAATTGGCGATGTCGTTAGAGTTTGA
- a CDS encoding Uma2 family endonuclease, producing the protein MIASPKSRYFTPEEYLEWEAQQPLRYEYVGGEVFAMTGGTVAHNTIALNLASMLRGHVRGGARRVFMADVKVQAQAQGPFYYPDVMVSCDDRDRSAVRLIQYPSLIVEVLSPSTEAYDRGGKFAQYRRIATLREYVLINAETVEVECFRLNAAGKWELNPYSEGEEVYLERLDFHCLIALIYEDVVFTPPA; encoded by the coding sequence ATGATTGCTAGCCCGAAGTCACGATATTTTACCCCGGAGGAGTACTTGGAGTGGGAGGCACAACAGCCGCTCCGGTATGAGTATGTGGGTGGCGAAGTGTTTGCCATGACTGGGGGCACGGTGGCACACAACACGATCGCGCTCAATTTGGCTTCAATGTTGCGGGGGCATGTGCGGGGTGGGGCTCGCCGGGTGTTTATGGCAGATGTAAAGGTGCAAGCTCAAGCCCAAGGGCCGTTCTATTACCCAGACGTAATGGTGAGTTGTGATGACCGCGATCGCTCGGCAGTGAGATTGATTCAATACCCATCGCTGATTGTGGAGGTGTTGTCGCCAAGTACTGAAGCGTATGACCGAGGGGGCAAGTTTGCTCAGTATCGCCGGATCGCAACGCTGCGGGAGTATGTGCTGATCAATGCGGAAACGGTAGAGGTGGAGTGTTTTCGGTTAAATGCAGCGGGCAAGTGGGAGTTGAACCCCTACAGCGAGGGTGAAGAGGTCTATCTAGAACGCCTCGATTTCCACTGCCTGATCGCGCTGATTTATGAGGATGTCGTGTTCACACCTCCAGCTTGA
- a CDS encoding AIM24 family protein, with amino-acid sequence MTALWYYKQIDQEVGPLSPNDLVQAVAHGLIAPETEVRQEPGEWMPASKVSGLFERATRTNQTATMANGATGLKPPLASQGLGDVIEVLDSAVNGGFKVEVLGYRSLSGSHDPSTAQTVFFANQAGLKLKQVKITLQNHEVQIEAGALHYMHGRLEMDNKAGGVAGLGKAMLNKMLTNEAAFKPRYRGTGELYLEPSFGHFLIYQLRNEELIADKGLFFCSEGSLEVGVAMQKNLSSAFLGGEGLFQTKVKGNGICVFELPVPANEVRCVQLSNETLKVDGNFALMRTGNIEFTVEKSTKSLFGTLTSGEGLLQTFRGTGKVWLAPTQGIYQRIQLGGMSSLSTTPKSSSTAT; translated from the coding sequence ATGACAGCCTTGTGGTATTACAAGCAGATTGATCAAGAAGTGGGTCCGCTCTCCCCCAACGACCTGGTGCAAGCAGTGGCTCATGGTCTCATCGCGCCAGAAACGGAGGTACGCCAGGAACCAGGAGAGTGGATGCCTGCCTCGAAGGTGAGTGGATTGTTTGAACGGGCAACGCGTACAAACCAAACAGCTACTATGGCTAACGGAGCCACGGGGCTGAAGCCTCCATTAGCTTCTCAAGGCTTAGGTGATGTTATTGAAGTGCTTGATTCTGCTGTGAATGGTGGTTTTAAGGTAGAAGTCTTGGGGTACCGCAGTTTGTCAGGGTCTCATGATCCCTCTACAGCCCAAACAGTTTTCTTTGCAAACCAAGCTGGACTAAAGCTTAAGCAAGTGAAGATTACGCTTCAAAATCATGAAGTACAAATCGAAGCTGGAGCCTTGCACTATATGCATGGTCGCCTGGAGATGGACAACAAGGCTGGGGGAGTAGCTGGCTTAGGGAAAGCGATGCTCAACAAGATGTTGACGAATGAAGCAGCATTTAAGCCCCGTTACCGAGGAACAGGCGAGCTTTACTTAGAACCATCTTTTGGCCATTTTCTGATTTATCAACTTCGTAATGAGGAACTGATCGCTGATAAAGGATTATTTTTCTGTTCCGAGGGGTCGCTAGAAGTTGGGGTTGCGATGCAGAAAAACCTCTCATCAGCGTTCCTAGGCGGTGAGGGACTATTTCAAACGAAGGTGAAAGGCAACGGTATTTGCGTATTTGAATTGCCTGTGCCTGCTAATGAGGTTCGCTGCGTTCAACTGAGCAACGAGACACTGAAGGTGGATGGTAATTTTGCCTTGATGCGGACGGGCAACATCGAATTTACAGTAGAGAAGTCAACGAAGAGTCTGTTTGGAACGCTGACCAGTGGAGAAGGGTTGCTGCAAACCTTTCGAGGAACAGGCAAAGTTTGGCTGGCTCCAACTCAAGGGATTTATCAGAGAATACAGTTGGGCGGGATGAGCAGTTTGAGTACTACTCCAAAATCGTCAAGTACAGCAACTTAA
- a CDS encoding Precorrin-3B methylase, which yields MAPEERPLSGPELIKEVCRLIRVARSYWDAHNNAACRRERDRALALYNTLTPEQKDQIPQVLRVWLRYRSEKYFGDHRTPPKKQQKKRSR from the coding sequence ATGGCCCCAGAAGAGCGACCCCTATCCGGGCCAGAACTCATCAAAGAAGTGTGCCGTCTCATTCGAGTGGCTAGAAGTTATTGGGATGCTCACAACAATGCAGCCTGTCGTCGAGAACGCGATCGTGCCCTAGCTCTCTACAACACCCTAACCCCAGAGCAAAAAGACCAAATTCCTCAAGTTCTACGAGTTTGGCTCCGCTACCGCAGCGAAAAGTACTTCGGCGATCACCGCACACCACCCAAGAAACAGCAAAAGAAGCGATCGCGCTGA
- a CDS encoding S24 family peptidase: MPHSKKKQAPGRPSTWGNLEVVRPRLPLNIVTEIDYIRDQFTDPEDAHQYILGCLNGTLKMQRMKLYDFRISATPGITSPGGDASYEEIEVPSILLKNPNKSFLARAAGDSMKDAGIPDGAYIVAKEMNPLFESPPDRAIVTAVVNDQILIKRYRYRYNKHELLSENRRKNYPPIVISSDMSDHDSIFIFGVFERVIPDSMMRIINI, encoded by the coding sequence ATGCCGCATAGTAAGAAAAAACAGGCTCCTGGGCGTCCTTCAACATGGGGAAACCTAGAGGTTGTAAGACCTCGGCTGCCTCTAAATATTGTTACTGAAATTGATTATATTCGGGACCAATTCACTGATCCAGAAGATGCTCATCAATACATCCTAGGGTGCTTGAATGGAACGCTTAAGATGCAACGAATGAAGCTATATGATTTCCGGATCTCGGCAACTCCTGGCATAACTTCTCCTGGTGGAGATGCTAGTTATGAGGAGATCGAAGTCCCAAGCATACTGCTTAAAAATCCTAACAAGTCTTTCCTTGCTCGAGCCGCTGGTGACTCGATGAAAGATGCTGGAATACCAGATGGTGCTTATATTGTTGCGAAGGAAATGAATCCTTTATTTGAAAGCCCACCAGATCGTGCGATCGTGACAGCAGTAGTAAACGATCAGATACTTATTAAGCGCTACCGTTATCGGTATAACAAACACGAACTGCTATCCGAGAATCGGAGAAAAAATTACCCACCAATAGTTATCTCATCAGATATGTCAGATCATGATTCTATTTTTATTTTCGGAGTTTTTGAGCGTGTTATCCCTGACTCAATGATGCGTATTATAAACATCTAA
- a CDS encoding relaxase/mobilization nuclease domain-containing protein — protein MIGKTLQNHNFRETTQYVLDKEAARLLGGSVMGSDSDTIAREFLLSRDLNPTIERPVYHLIDAYSYEDAVTQELSDEFLRDRAIARFAGLVVSAREPELLRRDDKTEYKQKVNEFIDSELYEYQWFCAVHEDTKHRHTHFVASRINLLDGRAIPTWQDHERSQRICRETEKEYGLQPLKSSYEIERRSPTRRQMEAWQKTGIPPVMVLMQDAIDQEAIPGRDLEQLQAALLQNHSITIRRCDRPSKPGIIFEQDDVKGEVVRMSGSQLGRGYTLPALQQRLAREIETERPGVEWVNGQAVGIDPLEDILRVQNEYVHRLVPQIREIWNRDKVGRGKLKAATFEDYQICLGEEGQPELYHRDRLLMGYSEGQYQGYGLTEQDCSAIEQLNQQLRQPELPQPLNQEKQQQASNSPKRLPSHSRDLER, from the coding sequence ATGATTGGGAAGACGTTGCAGAATCACAACTTTAGAGAAACGACTCAATACGTGCTCGATAAGGAAGCGGCGCGATTGCTTGGTGGTAGCGTAATGGGCTCTGACTCGGATACGATCGCCCGAGAATTCCTGCTGTCACGGGACTTAAACCCCACCATTGAGCGGCCCGTTTATCACCTGATTGATGCCTACAGCTATGAGGACGCAGTGACTCAGGAGTTGAGTGACGAGTTTTTGAGAGACCGAGCGATCGCCCGTTTTGCGGGATTGGTGGTATCAGCACGAGAACCGGAATTGCTACGACGTGACGACAAAACCGAATACAAGCAGAAGGTGAATGAGTTTATCGACTCGGAACTATACGAGTATCAATGGTTTTGCGCCGTCCATGAAGATACGAAGCATCGGCATACTCATTTCGTTGCCAGTCGCATCAATCTCTTAGACGGGCGAGCCATTCCAACGTGGCAGGACCACGAGCGCAGCCAGCGGATTTGCCGGGAAACTGAAAAAGAGTATGGGCTTCAACCTCTAAAAAGCTCCTACGAAATCGAACGGCGATCGCCTACCCGAAGACAAATGGAGGCGTGGCAGAAAACTGGAATTCCCCCTGTGATGGTGCTGATGCAAGACGCCATTGACCAAGAGGCAATTCCAGGGCGTGACCTGGAGCAGTTGCAAGCAGCACTGCTGCAAAACCACAGCATTACAATCAGGCGGTGCGATCGCCCCAGCAAACCAGGCATCATTTTTGAGCAAGACGATGTAAAAGGCGAAGTTGTCAGGATGTCGGGATCTCAGCTGGGACGAGGCTACACACTCCCAGCACTCCAGCAACGGCTAGCAAGAGAGATTGAAACCGAACGTCCTGGGGTCGAGTGGGTAAACGGACAGGCAGTTGGGATCGACCCACTTGAGGATATTTTGAGGGTACAAAATGAATATGTTCATCGCTTAGTCCCTCAAATTCGAGAAATATGGAACCGGGACAAGGTGGGCAGAGGCAAACTTAAGGCTGCAACGTTTGAGGACTATCAGATTTGCTTGGGTGAAGAAGGTCAACCAGAACTCTATCACCGCGATCGCCTTCTAATGGGGTATTCAGAGGGTCAATACCAAGGGTATGGCCTGACGGAGCAGGACTGCTCGGCGATCGAGCAACTCAACCAACAATTGCGACAACCAGAGCTGCCACAGCCACTAAACCAGGAAAAGCAGCAGCAAGCAAGCAATTCTCCGAAGCGATTGCCCTCTCACTCACGGGATTTAGAACGATGA
- a CDS encoding UvrD-helicase domain-containing protein produces MSKPPFVPSKYQKDIFDWALNATGSATVCAVAGSGKTTTLIEASKLLNSSDVLFAAFNKSIADYLRTQVPSRIDCRTIHAIGWRCLGRRLPGELTLESNKYRKLIQGRMVRLIGACNHRYGLQVVQWHLDQENLEEPKPPVEAEIQQQLERIVHLAQCTLTEPSDYQAIIKMLRHFGVALDENYQDLLLNEAESILIEGPDLAISARLISYEDMLWLPYLWNLQPKQYEWVFVDEAQDLSAAQLNLILKCKRPKGRMLFIGDDNQACYGFAGADCYSFQRIRDTLRGAEFPLSVCYRCGTKILELARELVPHIEPRPDALEGKVESIFEDQLPKVVKRGDLVICRLVAPLITWCIELIKKQIPARVKGRDVGKSLTAIVRRVAEFEGFTFAQFPNFLSLYQGHRIQKLKETPYSEGQIALLNDKIDGILNCYKRFNCSNIEEFCEAIEALFSDQYQAVMLSTVHSAKGLEEERVFILYPEYLPMKWENQQPWEYQQERNLKYIAITRSKSALFFVHKSNEDRRKELDVDELSNPLKLMITHAAKSHR; encoded by the coding sequence GTGAGCAAGCCCCCGTTTGTTCCTAGTAAGTACCAGAAGGACATCTTTGACTGGGCTCTCAATGCCACAGGTAGTGCTACTGTTTGTGCGGTTGCAGGCAGTGGGAAAACTACAACTCTCATTGAGGCATCCAAGCTACTCAACAGCTCTGATGTCTTATTTGCTGCTTTCAACAAGTCGATCGCTGACTATCTCAGGACACAGGTTCCATCTCGAATCGATTGTCGAACCATTCATGCTATTGGTTGGCGGTGCTTAGGCAGAAGGTTACCAGGTGAGCTAACCCTAGAGTCTAATAAGTACCGTAAGTTGATTCAAGGCAGAATGGTAAGGCTAATAGGAGCTTGTAACCATCGATATGGGCTTCAAGTAGTTCAGTGGCACCTGGATCAGGAAAACTTGGAAGAACCAAAACCACCAGTTGAGGCAGAAATTCAGCAACAACTAGAACGAATTGTTCACCTTGCCCAATGTACCTTGACGGAACCATCAGACTACCAGGCAATCATAAAAATGCTGCGTCACTTTGGGGTAGCTCTTGATGAAAACTATCAAGACCTACTTCTTAATGAAGCTGAATCTATTTTGATTGAGGGGCCTGATCTCGCTATCAGTGCGCGTTTAATCTCGTATGAGGATATGCTTTGGTTGCCATATCTCTGGAATCTTCAGCCAAAACAGTATGAATGGGTGTTTGTAGATGAAGCCCAGGATTTGAGCGCTGCTCAGTTAAATCTGATTCTCAAATGTAAGCGGCCAAAAGGCCGCATGCTTTTTATTGGAGACGATAACCAAGCGTGCTATGGCTTTGCTGGGGCAGATTGTTACTCATTTCAAAGAATTCGCGACACTTTACGAGGAGCGGAGTTTCCGCTCAGTGTTTGCTATAGGTGCGGTACTAAGATTTTAGAGCTAGCCCGTGAACTAGTTCCTCATATCGAACCTCGTCCTGATGCTCTTGAAGGAAAAGTAGAATCTATTTTTGAAGATCAGCTGCCTAAAGTAGTGAAAAGAGGAGATTTGGTTATTTGCCGATTGGTGGCTCCTCTGATTACCTGGTGCATCGAGTTGATCAAGAAGCAGATTCCAGCTCGAGTGAAGGGTCGAGATGTCGGTAAATCTTTAACAGCGATCGTGCGTCGAGTCGCTGAGTTTGAAGGTTTTACGTTTGCTCAATTTCCTAATTTTCTGTCGTTGTATCAGGGGCACCGAATCCAGAAGCTTAAAGAAACTCCTTATAGTGAAGGGCAAATTGCCTTGCTGAATGACAAGATTGATGGCATTCTCAACTGCTATAAACGTTTCAATTGCAGCAATATAGAGGAATTTTGTGAAGCAATTGAGGCTCTATTCAGTGATCAATACCAGGCCGTAATGCTATCAACAGTGCATAGCGCTAAGGGGCTAGAAGAAGAGAGAGTGTTTATACTCTATCCAGAGTACTTACCGATGAAGTGGGAAAATCAGCAGCCTTGGGAATATCAACAAGAGCGAAACCTGAAATATATTGCTATTACGCGTTCTAAGTCAGCTCTTTTCTTCGTCCACAAGAGCAATGAGGACAGGCGTAAGGAATTAGATGTAGATGAGTTGAGCAATCCTTTAAAGTTAATGATTACGCATGCCGCTAAGAGCCACCGTTGA